The Euphorbia lathyris chromosome 4, ddEupLath1.1, whole genome shotgun sequence genomic interval agGGGATACGTGGAGACACGTCGGGGATACTTTaggggtttttttaaaaaaaaactttgaaagtataagggttttttttttaaaaaaaactcagaaaatataaggattaaaatgaaataatctCAGGATTACTAGTATATACAGGCACGAAATCGATTGAACCCTcaactaaaattgaaaatctctcctatgcttttttttatgaattaataaCTTATTAGCTAATATTATAAATGttatttgtggttttataatGACTCGAGAgtattatttgtgtttttataacgactttatgaatatgatttgtgatttatatatttatgtatcttttgaattttcattataaatgatatatatattattaattatatataaaatttgtcgTACCCCCGCCATACccgtatctcatattttttagaaatgtCGTTTGCTGCACCCATATGCGTATCcgtatcggtgcttcataggaAGTGATCGAAATGAAAGTTAATTGACATTATTTGAgaatttataaaatgtaaataaaaattaaaagttaaactTTATTTGGTAGTTTGAATATTAAGGGGAAGGAAAGTTGAAATTCATTCTActcagacaaaaaaaaaaaagaaagagtaGAATTTGAAGGTTAAAGGAATTAAAAGCTTAACTTTCAATTAACCCTCCGTTGAAGGTTAAAGGAATTACCAACTTAACTTTCATTAACCTTCCTTTCTTCTCTAACAAAAATCTCAAACAAGGTTTAATGTGATATTTTACATTCCATCACCTCATTTTCCTCCATTAATAACTTCATCCCAAACAAGAATTAAGCTAAGATAGCAGGTAGATATTAACTCATTTCTTCTAACATAATTACCCGTTGTTATTAAATTTGGGTAAATTGCAGCCATGATCACAAAAGTTTAAAATCAGCTTAAAAATGATACggaatttcattttatttcaataaagtcattaaactttgttttttatttcaatggaGTTATTCAAATAAATTCAGGAAAAAAAAGCCATTGAAATAGTGGTGTGATAACCACGATGAAAATAACTCATTTACTTATAATATGACACAAcggtaaaaaaaaatgaaattgtaTATTATTTAGTTGTCGCAAACAAATTCAAACAGTTGAATTAAGTAAATaataagtataaattttattttattttactgtCATATGACTTCCATGTCATAagtaaaaatcaattatttcCAACATAACTGTCATGTCACTATTTAACTTATTTGATCTGTCTGAAATAGTcagaatgattttattgaaataaaaatgaaagttcaataattttattaaaacaaaataaaattcaatgacTTTTTTGAAAATTGACCTAATTTATAATTCAATGACCTTTTTgaaaattgacccaatttattttaCTGATCACAATcctaaccaaacactatatCTACTGTTTGGAGTACAAACAACAAAAAGAGTTATAAAAATTAGAACTAAACAAACACGTAAACTAGGGATTTTCAGATATAAAAATTAGAACTAAACAAACACGTAAACTAGGGATTTTCAGATAAATTTCTAGGTAATTGCATCGATAGTCACCGAGGGTTGCGGTTTATTTCAAAAACGTCtatcaattttattttcttttaataaaatcattagattttcctttttatttcacCAATCATTTTGACCAATTCAAGCAGAAAAGTTACTGAAATGTGACATGACAGTCACGTCGAAAAAGACTTTTACATATAACATGATTGTCACATGTGTACCACgtagcaacaaaaaaaaaaaaaaacacatgccTCAGTTTCAAGCAGTGTACTAAGTAAATAGAAAAatgttatttcaaaaaaaagtcAATCATTTTCAACGTGGTTGCCGCGTTACTCTTCCGATGACGTTTTCTCTCTGAATTGGCTTTAAATGTCTttactaaaataaaaagaaaaattaaatgactttattgaaataaaatgaaattcagTGACATTTTTAAAACAAACCCAAAACTTTATTGACCATCAGTACAATTTACCCGTACAGTTCTGGAGATTTCCCCAACTTAGAACCGAGCATAAATCTTAGAAATTCTTGAACCGAACCAAATACCCGACTAAAAATATCAACTTTACTTCAAGATTAAATTGAATTGTACCATTGACTTTCATTGAACttctaaacaatttcaaatccTCGGATTAAACCAAACCGCTTTCACCCTTAGCTATACATACTAGCTATCAAAGCTGCATAAAGCCACTTCTATATCAATTTGACCTTCAAAGTAGACACCTGACAGTAAATTAGTACATCAAGTCGAAAAGAGATCAACTTAGCCATCAACTCTTATTTATTGTGAATCTCATCCAATTTTACAGTAAAAAAAGATCTCGTTGATATTATATTCACTTCGAGTGTTAAATTGATGTTATGTTTCTCCTTTCAAATTTAAAGTTAGGGTTGCAAATGAGCTGAACCACTCGCTCGACCGTGTTCGACTTGATTTATAAACAAGTCGTGCTTCAGTATGGCAAAACTCAGTCTCAAAGCTCGCGAACAGACTCAATTATAGGTTCATAAACAAGCTCATGAACAAGTTTGATTATAATGTTTATAAACACATTCATGAACAAGCTTGtttcgattatttttttaataataatatttctataaagggggaaatgtaaaacaatgtatatttgtgtaaaatttaGTTTGTTAGGTTTCAAAACCACGTAAATTTGtgttaaaaaaattccaaattaacATAATTATTGAGTTGTTCGCGAGCAAAGTTCATGAATAGAATTAAAGAGCAGCTCACGAACAAGATATTGAGCTCGAGCTCGTAAATTTTAACGAGCCAAACTTGAGCAGCGAAAAGCTCAGCTAGGCTCGATTGCAACCCTATTCGACGTCttcttctgttttttttttgggtcaGAGGATCTAATTAATTCGAGGTCTATGAGGACCTCTTTTCCAATATTACTTAGAATCGAACTCGAAATCTAGTTTAAGAGACTAAAGATTCTATGAGAACTAGTTTAAGAGACTAGAGACTCTAATTGCTAAATCCACACATGGAAGCTCCATAAAGGCATCAATCCAAGTACGTGTATCTCTTCTATGTGGCTATGGATCTATCAATCACCTAATAAAGCTCAGTAACTAAAAGACAGCACACcaagataaagaaaaagaaaaagaaaaagaaaaagaaagaagatatTGATATGTTTACTTGAAGATAAAAAGCACTCTTGGTATTTTGACCTTTGTTGCATTTTCAAATCTTGGGGGATCTAATCTTTAGTTACTCCAAAAAGAAAACTATGTAAAGTTGGTTTGATTTGAAGAAAGAGAATGCTAGTGGGGAATCCTAAGAAGCTTGACGAAGGCAACAGTTAACATGACATAAACATTGTCACTTGGACCACTAAGCATCATTCAAGTGGGTTCACTATATTgaaattatagtataatttataaaaataaacattgcAGTTTCATGTATTTGCAAAGATAGTCtcgtagtttaaaagtttgctaCGCTAGTCTGAGGTTTCCTCTATCTATAAGGACAACTTTTTCACTAAAATCATCCAATTTTGTCAAAATGGTTTCAAATTCCTCTTGTTGACTAACAGTTTCTAGTGAAAAAGTCTCATCTTTGCAAGTTTAGAAAACCTCAGACTtgtatttgtaaacttttaaactgcAGGGACGTGTTTGCAAATGTGCGAAACTAAAAGCTTTATTTTTGCACTTACGCTTTAAAAatatccaatccaatccaacttTCTTCACAAATGTGATACCTTTCTCCATTTATTTCTCACTTACTTTGATCCAAGCTTTTCAAAAGTCTCTCCCAACTAATCCACCTTTTCTGCACTCataattcatcttcctcaacacTCTGCAGAAAAGGAAGCAGTTCTGATATTTggagaaaaatgattttcaaggAAGAGGAATTCAATGAAATAACAACAAACAAACAACACCAAGATGAATTAGAAACCAGCAACAATGAAGCAGATGAAAGCAGCAATCCAGAAGAGTGGTTGAGTTTGAGCCTAGGTGGGAACGGGAATTCAATCTTAACAGCAGGAGATACCGATATCCGGTCAGGACCTACTTCTAGCAAGATTTTCTCCTGCAACTTTTGCAGGAGGAAGTTCTATAGTTCGCAAGCGCTCGGGGGTCATCAAAATGCTCACAAAAGAGAGAGAGGTGCTGCCAGAAGATATCAATCTCGGAGGATGATGACGACAGCAATGAGTTTTCCTATGAATGCTCCAATGAACAGATCATTAGCAGTCCAACCTCATGCACTTGTGCACAAGCCGAGTAGGGATGGAACTACCGTTTCACCAAGGTTTCACCAAGCTAATTCAGGGTTCGGAATGGCTTGTGTGCCCTTCACTCTTGCGGACGCAATGGATATGATGTGGCCAGGTAGCTTTCGGTTAGACCATAGACTACCGGAGCATCCATCAGAAACACGCAACCTTGACTTAAACCTTCGACTCTAGACCATCCCGACTTTTCTAGTTCAGAAGTTCTTATCATGTTACTTCTACTGTAACAGTTCAGAACTCCAACACTCTACTGCAGAAACTAGCATAGAAAGGGAAACTACCCCACTTGAAAAGTTCGAAGTACAGAATGGTCTTCCTCATTAAAGTAACATGAAGAATGATCTTCTGTTTATGCTTCAGCACACAAAACATATAAAAGAAAATGCTCCGGTTATTCGTTCGTCCTGAAAAATAAATTTCCATGCCCTTATCTATATTATAGCCAAGCTGTACAGGTTTTTGTATCCGAATTATGAATCACAAAGTTCTACTTCATGTCTGTTTTGACATTGATAGCAACTGTTTTCCAGAAACTATTTTACATTTCAATTCCTGTATCATGTTATTTACAAACATGAGCAACAAACCGCAGATTCTCTATGCATAAGAAGTTCAATCATCATAAGGCATAAACCATGAGTTATGAAGGCTCAAATTGTTATCAGGTCTTCAGAAGTTCAATCATCAGAAGGCTCAAATTATAAGTTATGATGTCAAATTGTTATCAGGTTTAGGGGTGTCAAAATGGATTGTTGTGCTATATGATCTGTATATTCTATATGATTATCTATATATTCTATATGATTacatatgatataaatgcaacaataataataattgtgtCAAACGGGTCGTGTCAGGTAAGTTGTCTCTGTAAATCGTGTTGTCATGTCAGAAATTGACAGTGTTAAGGTCTTCAGAAGTTCAATCACTATAAGGCTTAAATAAATGGATGTTTCATGACTCACTAACTAATGCAGTACCTtctattttaaaatttcaaattttcgCTACACTAACCAGATATTTTCTAAATGTCATGAAATATCTAAAAACTTCAACAAATTTCAAGCAATTAGCTGTCCCTATAATGAGCAGAGTTTTGACCCTGTGCTATGACATCGCCAAGGGAATTTGACAGCTGAAAGAAAGAATAAAAATCTCAGCTAATAGATTGTCGATTACAACCTACTtgacaaattggtaaataaTGAATCATTTTAAAGTTAATTATATCAGGAGTCACATCGAGGGTTGTCAATTTCTGGCACGATAACACGATCAACAAAAACAATCTGATTGACATAACCTGTTTGACATCATCATCGTTTTTGTGTcatttataaacatatatactCACGTGGAATATATTGATTACGTAATACGATAATAACACATTTTGATACTCCTATTATTAATAAACCCAACTCCCCTTCTTTCATCCCCAACTCAAAACATGTCATTTATGGCCCATCCATCCATCCATCTTCTTGGCTCATATCTACCTTGAATCAAGTTCTCTAATATTTTAGATTCGATATTTCTTCATTCATCAATGTGAATGTGTTTAATCTATACAATGCTCTAAGCATCTCGAATCTTTCTCCTAGTTCACCTTTGAGGTCCATATTCTTGCATTAAGATAGTTGAGAGACATCATGAGCATCCTTCCTGGCCCTCTCATACTAAGGGAAGGTCATGTCAATGCTCTAACGTTCAAATCGGATATGGACCAAACTGTCTCACGACACTCTGGACCCAGCTTGTGTACCACTTTAATGGGCGAACAACCCAACCCTTGGAACATACTTACTACAGCCCAGGTAGTGAATAGTTGACATTGAGGAATATCTAGAAAGACATTTAGAGAATGGTCTGATTCTATCTCTATTCGTAAGATCCCAAAGACTCATTCTTTCGTTTAGTTGTTGAATCTTTATTTGATTGATAATATGTGGTGCCAGGAGGGTCTCTTAacgccttcttctttcttcttatcAAAGTTATTTCAAAAAGACTTGCCATAATAAGGCAGGAGAGATCAAGCACACACTTGGAAAGCATAGTATAACAAAGGAATTGTATGTTgcctttggaaaggatgaatcGCTCCCGAAAAAGGAATCTATTGATTCTCTCCCAATTGGTTGGAGTGTACGTGCAATGATTCACTTCACCGACAAAGTCTCCGCTTCAAGTCCAGAATGGCCTAGCTGCGCCAAAGAAAAGAATAGAATAAGCATTTGACTTCTTCATGCATGTTCCATTTGGCTTGGTGGGGTATAGCCCAGCTGGTAGAGCTCCGCTCTTGCAATTGGATCATTGCGATTACAGTTTGGATGTCTAATTGTCCAGGGAATAATGATAGTATCTTGTACCCGAACTGGTGGCTCACTTTTTCTAAATAAAGGGGAAGAGGACCGAAACATGCCACTGAAAGATTGAGACAAAGATGGGCTGTCAAAGACATAGAGGAGGTAAGATAAACAGTTGGTCAGATCTAGTATAGATCGTACATGACCCAGATAAAAGGAAATGATCCATCACTATTATTCAGCAACTCCAAATGTGCACAGTTGACCTACCTAATTTTAATCTAATTGAATAAATAACTATATGCCTCACTAGTCCTTGTCTTCCCATTGAACATTCTGTCCTCCAAGCACTAAAACCTTATCATATGTTACAGTTGATGCAACCTCAAAAAGCATTATAGGTTCCCTAAAATAATTCCAACCTTTATCCTAAAGAGTCTTTTTCAACCCTTTCCTTCCAAGAGGTTTCACTTGTGCTTTTTCACATACTGACTACTGTGAGTGGTTTCCAAGTTCTAACTCAAAGCTACTTTTGCTCAAATCGTTATCCAAAAGTTATTTATACGTGCTTGTTTGTCCAAGTGCTATCATGCATATGCTCTTTCTTCTTGGGCCTGATGCATCTGTTATTGTTGCTTTTTGTAATTGGCCCAAAACTTCAACAGCTAAACTTTCAAAAGCTCCAAATAACCCCCTTTTCTTGTACAATTGTATTCAATAACCTTTATTTCTCAATAGAATTTGTTAGATGCAGAAAATGAGAGACGCACTCCGCCACGTGTCAAAGTGCTCGTCACGTGTCAAATAGACAAATAGGTTAGGAACTTTTGGAGAGTTCAGGGTGCAGTTGAAGTTTTggagttattgaatgcaattggacaagaacacgggttattgaatgcaattggacaagaatagggggttattgaatgcaattggacaagaatagggggttattgaatgaaattgagCAAGAATAGGgggttattgaatgaaattggaCAAGAATAGAGGTTATttggaacttttgaaagttcaggggcagTTGAAGTTTTGGGCCAAGTACATGGAGTAatagatgtattaagccttcatTTTGCTTCTATGTTTCCGCCAATTTCATTAAAATGATGAAATAATTATAAGAAGTGAAATAGAAGATTATGCAATGATATCATGGCTTACAACACTTCTGTTTGTTATACTCTTCAAAAATAAACTCATCCAAA includes:
- the LOC136226594 gene encoding zinc finger protein 4-like, translating into MIFKEEEFNEITTNKQHQDELETSNNEADESSNPEEWLSLSLGGNGNSILTAGDTDIRSGPTSSKIFSCNFCRRKFYSSQALGGHQNAHKRERGAARRYQSRRMMTTAMSFPMNAPMNRSLAVQPHALVHKPSRDGTTVSPRFHQANSGFGMACVPFTLADAMDMMWPGSFRLDHRLPEHPSETRNLDLNLRL